A single region of the Brachypodium distachyon strain Bd21 chromosome 3, Brachypodium_distachyon_v3.0, whole genome shotgun sequence genome encodes:
- the LOC100827679 gene encoding histidinol-phosphate aminotransferase, chloroplastic, translating to MDCVIRARTRNPSPAVPRFTGERRRLRQSATVSFRPMASAAPVEEPAAAAVAETKPRPSGDSFIRHHLRSLAPYQPILPFEVLSARLGRKPEDIIKLDANENPYGPPPEVATALGNLKFPYVYPDPESRHLRASLAEDSGLEPEYILVGCGADELIDLIMRCVLEPGDKIIDCPPTFTMYEFDASVNAALVIKVPRLPDFSLDIAQIVKMVEQEKPKCIFLTSPNNPDGSVINDEDLLKILDLPVLVVLDEAYVEFSSLKSRMTWVKKHDNLIVLRTFSKRAGLAGLRVGYGAFPLSIIEYLWRAKQPYNVSVAAEVSACAALQNPTYLESVKNLLLQERERLYNLLKGVPFLKPFPSHANFIICEVTSGKDAKKIKEDLAKMGVMIRHYDKKELKGYIRISVGKPEHTDALMEGLKALEL from the exons ATGGATTGTGTCATCCGAGCCCGCACCAGAAACCCGTCACCGGCCGTTCCCCGATTTacgggcgagcggcggcgcctccgccaGTCGGCGACGGTGTCCTTCCGGCCCATGGCGTCGGCAGCTCCAGTGGAGGagcccgccgcggcggcggtggctgagACGAAGCCGCGGCCGAGCGGCGACTCCTTCATCCGGCACCACCTCAGGAGCCTCGCCCCCTACCAGCCCATCTTGCCCTTCGAG GTGCTATCTGCTCGGCTTGGGCGTAAACCAGAGGACATAATCAAGTTGGATGCGAATGAGAATCCTTATGGTCCACCGCCGGAG GTAGCCACAGCATTAGGAAATTTAAAATTCCCTTATGTGTACCCTGATCCTGAAAGCCGTCACTTGCGTGCTTCCCTCGCTGAAGATTCTGGCCTTGAACCTGAGTACATACTTGTTGGTTGTGGTGCCGATGAGCTAATTGATTTAATTATGAG ATGTGTACTTGAACCAGGTGACAAAATTATAGATTGCCCTCCAACTTTTACCATGTATGAGTTTGACGCTTCTGTCAATGCTGCACTTGTGATCAAGG TTCCAAGACTTCCTGATTTCTCCCTAGATATTGCACAAATTGTCAAAATGGTTGAACAGGAGAAGCCAAAATGCATATTTCTGACATCTCCAAACAACCCAGATGGCAG TGTAATCAATGATGAGGATCTTTTAAAGATCCTTGACCTTCCGGTACTTGTAGTGCTAGACGAAGCATATGTTGAATTTTCAAGCCTAAAATCAAGGATGACATGGGTTAAGAAGCATGATAATTTGATTGTCCTCCGAACATTTAGCAAACGAGCAG GTTTAGCTGGGCTTCGTGTGGGCTATGGAGCATTTCCTCTAAGCATTATTGAGTACTTATGGCGGGCCAAGCAGCCCTATAATGTTTCTGTGGCAGCAGAAGTTTCCGCATGTGCTGCCTTGCAAAACCCCACCTATTTGGAG AGCGTGAAGAATCTGCTACTacaggagagggagaggttgTATAATCTTCTCAAAGGAGTACCTTTCCTGAAGCCATTTCCCAGTCATGCAAACTTCATTATCTGTGAAGTCACATCAGGAAAAgatgcaaagaaaataaag gaagACCTTGCGAAGATGGGAGTGATGATCCGCCACTATGACAAAAAGGAACTGAAGGGGTATATTCGTATTTCAGTTGGAAAGCCCGAGCACACTGATGCACTAATGGAAGGACTCAAGGCACTTGAACTATGA
- the LOC100827071 gene encoding RNA exonuclease 4 isoform X2: protein MDSRRETSETLRNKCAACFRQYNKMEHLVEHMKVSYHSVHEPRCGACGKHCRSFESLREHLIGPLPKVECARVFAARGCGICLNIFDSPATVRYHRPACQYSRAAPMPKAGSARGRAVAMACKMVGGGSDGSLDLCARLCIIGEDETVIFQTYVKPTAPVTNYRYEVTGIRPEYLRDAMPLKLAQRRVQDILCNGEPLWKIRPRSYGRARVLVGHGVDQDLERLGLEYPAFMIRDTAKYPPLMKTSKLSNPLKYLTQAYLGYDVHTGVQDPYEDCVAAMRLYIRMRSQAHPRDYASGSGEVQNNYPAWRQRELERMSPEELLALSGSDYYCWCLDP from the exons ATGGACAGCAGGAGGGAGACCTCGGAGACCTTGAG GAACAAGTGTGCGGCGTGCTTCAGGCAGTACAACAAGATGGAACATCTGGTGGAGCACATGAAGGTGTCGTATCACTCCGTCCACGAGCCCAGGTGCGGCGCCTGCGGGAAGCACTGCCGCTCCTTCGAGTCCCTCAGGGAGCACCTCATCG GGCCTTTGCCCAAGGTGGAGTGCGCGCGCGTCTTCGCCGCCCGGGGCTGCGGCATCTGCCTCAACATCTTCGACAGCCCGGCCACCGTCAGATATCACCGCCCCGCCTGCCAGTACTCCCGTGCGGCTCCG ATGCCTAAGGCTGGCTCAGCACGAGGACGCGCGGTCGCCATGGCCTGCAAGATggtcggaggaggaagcgacGGCTCGCTGGACCTCTGCGCTAGACTGTGCATCATTGGGGAAGACGAGACCGTCATCTTCCAGACCTACGTGAAACCCACGGCGCCTGTCACCAACTACAG GTATGAGGTGACTGGAATAAGGCCGGAGTACCTGAGGGACGCAATGCCACTGAAGCTTGCCCAGAGGAGGGTCCAGGACATCCTGTGCAACGGGGAGCCGCTGTGGAAGATCCGGCCGAGGAGCTATGGAAGGGCAAGGGTCCTCGTTGGACATGGCGTGGACCAGGACCTTGAGCGCCTAGGGTTGGAGTACCCAGCATTCATGATCAG GGACACTGCAAAGTATCCACCACTGATGAAAACCAGCAAGCTGAGCAATCCCCTAAAGTACCTTACACAAGCATATCTTGG GTATGATGTGCACACTGGCGTTCAGGATCCGTACGAGGACTGCGTGGCAGCGATGAGACTATATATCAGGATGAGATCGCAAGCTCACCCGAGAGACTATGCCTCCGGTTCAGGGGAGGTGCAGAATAACTACCCGGCCTGGAGGCAGAGGGAGCTGGAGAGGATGAGCCCAGAAGAACTGCTGGCACTTTCAGGATCAGATTACTACTGCTGGTGCCTGGACCCCTAA
- the LOC100827071 gene encoding RNA exonuclease 4 isoform X1, whose translation MDSRRETSETLRNKCAACFRQYNKMEHLVEHMKVSYHSVHEPRCGACGKHCRSFESLREHLIGPLPKVECARVFAARGCGICLNIFDSPATVRYHRPACQYSRAAPVMPPSLSSMNSIYSVCTEADASFPPPLFCQMPKAGSARGRAVAMACKMVGGGSDGSLDLCARLCIIGEDETVIFQTYVKPTAPVTNYRYEVTGIRPEYLRDAMPLKLAQRRVQDILCNGEPLWKIRPRSYGRARVLVGHGVDQDLERLGLEYPAFMIRDTAKYPPLMKTSKLSNPLKYLTQAYLGYDVHTGVQDPYEDCVAAMRLYIRMRSQAHPRDYASGSGEVQNNYPAWRQRELERMSPEELLALSGSDYYCWCLDP comes from the exons ATGGACAGCAGGAGGGAGACCTCGGAGACCTTGAG GAACAAGTGTGCGGCGTGCTTCAGGCAGTACAACAAGATGGAACATCTGGTGGAGCACATGAAGGTGTCGTATCACTCCGTCCACGAGCCCAGGTGCGGCGCCTGCGGGAAGCACTGCCGCTCCTTCGAGTCCCTCAGGGAGCACCTCATCG GGCCTTTGCCCAAGGTGGAGTGCGCGCGCGTCTTCGCCGCCCGGGGCTGCGGCATCTGCCTCAACATCTTCGACAGCCCGGCCACCGTCAGATATCACCGCCCCGCCTGCCAGTACTCCCGTGCGGCTCCGGTAATGCCTCCGTCGTTGTCGTCCATGAACTCTATATATTCAGTTTGCACGGAGGCTGATGCTTCTTTTCCTCCCCCTCTATTCTGTCAGATGCCTAAGGCTGGCTCAGCACGAGGACGCGCGGTCGCCATGGCCTGCAAGATggtcggaggaggaagcgacGGCTCGCTGGACCTCTGCGCTAGACTGTGCATCATTGGGGAAGACGAGACCGTCATCTTCCAGACCTACGTGAAACCCACGGCGCCTGTCACCAACTACAG GTATGAGGTGACTGGAATAAGGCCGGAGTACCTGAGGGACGCAATGCCACTGAAGCTTGCCCAGAGGAGGGTCCAGGACATCCTGTGCAACGGGGAGCCGCTGTGGAAGATCCGGCCGAGGAGCTATGGAAGGGCAAGGGTCCTCGTTGGACATGGCGTGGACCAGGACCTTGAGCGCCTAGGGTTGGAGTACCCAGCATTCATGATCAG GGACACTGCAAAGTATCCACCACTGATGAAAACCAGCAAGCTGAGCAATCCCCTAAAGTACCTTACACAAGCATATCTTGG GTATGATGTGCACACTGGCGTTCAGGATCCGTACGAGGACTGCGTGGCAGCGATGAGACTATATATCAGGATGAGATCGCAAGCTCACCCGAGAGACTATGCCTCCGGTTCAGGGGAGGTGCAGAATAACTACCCGGCCTGGAGGCAGAGGGAGCTGGAGAGGATGAGCCCAGAAGAACTGCTGGCACTTTCAGGATCAGATTACTACTGCTGGTGCCTGGACCCCTAA
- the LOC100827381 gene encoding uncharacterized protein LOC100827381 — protein MILSNTTPHKFCRLENRPLSPPGGMRLPRLPLLLKIAAAAAAGALALIAATRLRRDDAVYSLRRDIREAVAALTSSSDEDGDGADGGQGDGGDAPAPSVLITGFRAHGKSSLVNTACRALAAEEGPLLLRAEASPPGGGSDGTRKRLLVKAVVAGTDGEMGADEAVVELLDAPPLPEAARLTRKDIDGAIGEGNPECVVLVLRCDAPGKERTAAIKRLPEISAAVRAKGLNLIVVLTFKKAMRSIRQAEELLREVSFRARTDCVYFIENYTWSNNGPNLLHPPVIRNDFGTHFTVLTIIRQCLEFIKLNRSQSEGKGKIKPADLPAEINHKVREEDAKTGTKV, from the exons ATGATTTTATCCAATACAACCCCTCACAAATTCTGTCGTTTAGAAAATCGGCCCCTCTCTCCTCCCGGAGGGATGCGCCTACCacggctccccctcctcctgaagatcgccgccgcggccgccgccggcgcatTGGCGCTCATCGCCGCGACGCGCCTGCGGAGAGATGACGCCGTCTACTCCCTCCGCCGGGACATCCGcgaggccgtcgccgccctgACCTCCAGCAGCGacgaggacggcgacggcgcggacggcggccagggagacggcggcgacgccccGGCGCCGTCCGTGCTGATCACGGGGTTCCGGGCCCACGGGAAGAGCTCGCTGGTGAACACGGCGTGCCGCGCGCTCGCGGCCGAGGAGGgtccgctgctgctgcgcgcgGAGGCGTCCCCGCCGGGCGGCGGGTCCGACGGCACCAGGAAGCGGCTGCTGGTGAAGGCGGTGGTTGCGGGGACGGACGGAGAAATGGGGGCAGATGAGGCGGTGGTGGAGCTTCtggacgcgccgccgctccccgaGGCCGCGAGGCTGACGAGGAAAGACATCGACGGAGCGATCGGCGAAGGGAACCCGGAGTGcgtggtgctggtgctgcgCTGCGACGCGCCCGGGAAGGAGAGGACCGCGGCCATCAAACGCCTGCCGGAGATCTCGGCCGCCGTCAGGGCGAAAG GGCTTAATCTGATCGTTGTGCTGACTTTTAAAAAGGCCATGAGATCAATAAGGCAAGCTGAAGAGCTTCTAAGAGAGGTTTCATTCAGGGCAAGAACAGATTGTGTATACTTCATTGAGAACTACACATGGAGCAACAATGGCCCCAACCTCCTCCACCCTCCTGTCATCAGGAACGACTTTGGGACGCATTTCACCGTGCTGACAATCATTCGACAATGTCTTGAGTTCATCAAGCTAAACAGGAGTCAGTCGGAGGGCAAAGGAAAGATCAAGCCAGCAGACTTGCCAGCAGAGATCAACCATAAAGTCCGAGAGGAAGATGCTAAAACAGGCACCAAAGTTTGA